A single window of Mycobacteriales bacterium DNA harbors:
- a CDS encoding saccharopine dehydrogenase NADP-binding domain-containing protein: protein MPDRRFDLVLHGASGFVGRLVARHLRGGAGDARVALSGRSAERLRAVRDTLGVDWPVLATDAHDPGSMAELAASTRVVATTVGPYQKYGLPLVEACAAAGTSYCDLTGETLFVRDSAAAAHERARETGARIVHSAGFDSVPSDLGVLLLSQQAAADGAGTLGETALVVVSFKGGISGGTVDSLRTELATTEGDPSLRHVLADPYALSPDRAADPDGRDETDRLLPHHDPLLGRWVAPYPFGPHDSRIVRRSNALLGHPYGPGFRYREYLAVGGGPAAPVVAGMVTAGLGALVGGMRWAPTRALLDRALPSPGAGPSERTMSGGHFRIEVHTVTSSGARYVATIAAQGDPGYAATAVIFGEAALALARDELTSPGGVLTPAAALGEHLVHRLRAAGLTLTAARHP from the coding sequence ATGCCTGATCGGCGGTTCGATCTCGTCCTGCATGGCGCGTCCGGGTTCGTGGGGCGGCTGGTCGCGCGGCACCTGCGCGGCGGGGCCGGCGATGCCCGGGTCGCGCTGTCCGGCCGGTCGGCGGAGCGGCTGCGCGCGGTCCGGGACACGCTCGGCGTGGACTGGCCGGTGCTCGCCACCGACGCCCACGACCCGGGGTCGATGGCCGAGCTGGCCGCTTCGACCCGCGTGGTCGCGACCACCGTCGGCCCGTACCAGAAGTACGGCCTGCCGCTGGTCGAGGCGTGCGCGGCCGCCGGCACGTCGTACTGCGACCTGACCGGGGAGACGCTGTTCGTCCGGGACAGCGCCGCCGCCGCGCACGAGCGGGCCCGGGAGACCGGCGCCCGCATCGTGCACTCCGCCGGGTTCGACTCGGTGCCCTCGGACCTCGGCGTGCTGCTGCTGAGCCAGCAGGCCGCAGCCGACGGTGCCGGCACGCTCGGCGAGACCGCACTGGTCGTGGTCTCGTTCAAGGGCGGGATCAGCGGTGGCACGGTCGACTCGCTGCGGACCGAGCTGGCCACGACCGAGGGCGACCCGTCGCTGCGCCACGTCCTCGCCGACCCGTACGCGCTGAGCCCCGACCGCGCCGCCGACCCGGACGGCCGGGACGAGACCGACCGGCTGCTGCCACACCACGACCCGCTGCTGGGCCGGTGGGTCGCGCCGTACCCGTTCGGGCCGCACGACAGCCGGATCGTCCGCCGCAGCAACGCCCTGCTCGGCCACCCGTACGGGCCGGGCTTCCGGTACCGCGAGTACCTGGCCGTCGGCGGCGGCCCGGCCGCACCGGTGGTCGCCGGGATGGTCACCGCCGGGCTGGGCGCGCTCGTCGGCGGGATGCGCTGGGCGCCGACCCGGGCCCTGCTGGACCGCGCGCTGCCCTCCCCCGGCGCCGGCCCGTCCGAGCGGACGATGAGCGGCGGCCACTTCCGGATCGAGGTCCACACCGTGACCAGCTCGGGCGCCCGCTACGTCGCCACGATCGCCGCCCAGGGCGACCCCGGCTATGCGGCCACCGCGGTGATCTTCGGCGAGGCCGCGCTGGCGCTGGCCCGGGACGAGCTCACCTCCCCCGGCGGCGTGCTCACCCCGGCGGCCGCCCTCGGCGAGCACCTCGTGCACCGGCTGCGCGCCGCCGGTCTCACCCTCACCGCCGCCCGCCACCCCTGA
- a CDS encoding lysine 2,3-aminomutase, giving the protein MEQPYRYDRRPLVEPDHRRLPGFTDVTDAEWRDVQWQRSHCAKNVRQLRAVWGDLVDDRFYEDLERDQAERATMSLLVPPQMLNTMVPTEAPSTDALLADPVRRYMLPVYSDRDPDWPSHPLSSRDSLHEQEMWVVEGLTHRYPTKVLAEILPTCPQYCGHCTRMDLVGNSTPQVAKLKFVSKPVDRLDAMIDYLHRTPGVRDVVVSGGDVANMPWPRLESFVSRLMEVESVRDIRLATKALMGMPQHWLQTEVREGMARLAGTARKRGVSLAIHTHVNAAQQVTPLVAEAAAAMLEVGVRDVRNQGVLLRGTNDSPAALLDLCFALLDGAQIMPYYFYLCDMIPGSEHWRLAVWQAQELQHAIMGYLPGFATPRLVCDVPYVGKRWVHQVDEYDRERGISYWTKNYTTAVDRSDPDALTRKFAYEDPIRTLPPAGQQWWREQQDQQPALVQV; this is encoded by the coding sequence GTGGAACAGCCGTATCGGTACGACCGCCGGCCGCTGGTCGAGCCCGACCACCGCCGCCTGCCGGGGTTCACGGACGTCACCGACGCCGAATGGCGCGACGTGCAGTGGCAGCGGTCGCATTGTGCGAAGAACGTGCGCCAGCTCCGGGCCGTCTGGGGCGACCTCGTCGATGACCGGTTCTACGAGGACCTGGAGCGCGACCAGGCCGAGCGGGCGACGATGTCCCTGCTGGTCCCGCCGCAGATGCTCAACACGATGGTGCCGACCGAGGCGCCGAGCACCGATGCGCTGCTCGCGGACCCGGTCCGCCGCTACATGCTGCCGGTCTACTCCGACCGCGACCCCGACTGGCCGTCGCACCCGCTGTCCAGCCGCGACTCCCTGCACGAGCAGGAGATGTGGGTGGTCGAGGGGCTGACCCACCGCTACCCGACCAAGGTGCTGGCCGAGATCCTGCCGACCTGCCCGCAGTACTGCGGGCACTGCACCCGGATGGACCTCGTCGGCAACTCGACGCCGCAGGTCGCGAAGCTGAAGTTCGTGTCCAAGCCGGTCGACCGGCTGGACGCGATGATCGACTACCTGCACCGCACCCCGGGCGTCCGCGACGTGGTCGTCTCCGGCGGCGACGTGGCCAACATGCCCTGGCCGCGGCTGGAGTCCTTCGTGTCCCGGCTGATGGAGGTCGAGTCGGTCCGCGACATCCGGCTGGCGACCAAGGCGCTGATGGGCATGCCGCAGCACTGGCTGCAGACCGAGGTCCGCGAGGGCATGGCCCGGCTGGCCGGCACCGCCCGCAAGCGCGGCGTCAGCCTCGCCATCCACACCCACGTCAACGCGGCCCAGCAGGTCACCCCGCTGGTCGCCGAGGCGGCCGCGGCGATGCTCGAGGTCGGCGTGCGCGACGTCCGCAACCAGGGCGTCCTGCTGCGCGGCACCAACGACTCCCCGGCCGCGCTGCTGGACCTCTGCTTCGCGCTGCTCGACGGGGCGCAGATCATGCCGTACTACTTCTACCTCTGCGACATGATCCCGGGCTCCGAGCACTGGCGGCTGGCGGTCTGGCAGGCACAGGAGCTGCAGCACGCGATCATGGGCTACCTGCCCGGTTTCGCGACGCCCCGGCTGGTCTGCGACGTCCCGTACGTGGGGAAGCGCTGGGTCCACCAGGTCGACGAGTACGACCGCGAGCGCGGCATCTCGTACTGGACGAAGAACTACACGACCGCGGTCGACCGTTCCGACCCGGACGCGCTGACCCGCAAGTTCGCGTACGAGGACCCGATCCGGACGCTGCCGCCGGCCGGGCAGCAGTGGTGGCGGGAGCAGCAGGACCAGCAGCCGGCGCTCGTGCAGGTCTGA
- a CDS encoding amidohydrolase family protein yields MATTLYRDGRFHAPGNPSALLVRDGTIAWAGDGDRAGSADETVELGGALVTPAFVDPHVHSTSTGLALLGLDLTATASLAQALGLVERAARAAGGRPLLGHGWDETRWPERRPPTSAELDRASYGSAVYLSRVDVHSAVVSSALLAAVPGVRSLAGFAPSGHLTRDAHHAVRRAARDTMTAGQRTDLQRATLRRAAQLGIGAIHELAGPDLSGTDDLLGVIALAAAEPLPTVLPYWGEFEQAGIDTALALGAIGAAGDLFVDGSIGSHTACFSAPYADAPETTGHQYLSADEVRAHVVLCTLAGLQAGFHAIGDVAVDAVARGMAAAAEELGPEVWPTIRHRVEHLELVPESAAETLGRLGVAASVQPAFDELWGGSSGLYTDRLGVERSLASNPLARLAAAGMTLAFGSDAPVTPLAPWEGVRAAVRHHAPESRLSVSAAFAAHTVGGWAAAQRRGGQLTEEAPAYLAVWDTDRFPDLDGRLPSCVRTVAAGRTIWTAS; encoded by the coding sequence ATGGCGACCACCCTCTACCGCGACGGCCGGTTCCACGCGCCCGGGAACCCGAGTGCGCTGCTGGTCCGCGACGGCACGATCGCCTGGGCCGGCGACGGCGACCGGGCCGGATCCGCGGACGAGACCGTCGAGCTCGGCGGCGCGCTGGTCACCCCGGCCTTCGTGGACCCGCACGTGCACTCCACCTCGACCGGGCTGGCCCTGCTCGGCCTCGACCTGACCGCGACGGCCTCGCTGGCGCAGGCGCTGGGGCTCGTCGAGCGGGCCGCCCGCGCGGCCGGCGGCCGGCCGCTGCTCGGGCACGGCTGGGACGAGACCCGCTGGCCCGAGCGGCGGCCGCCGACCTCGGCCGAGCTCGACCGGGCCTCGTACGGGTCGGCCGTCTATCTGTCCAGAGTGGACGTCCACTCCGCGGTGGTGTCCTCGGCGCTGCTGGCCGCGGTGCCCGGGGTGCGGTCGCTGGCCGGCTTCGCGCCGTCCGGGCACCTGACCCGGGACGCGCACCACGCCGTCCGCCGGGCCGCCCGGGACACGATGACCGCCGGGCAGCGGACCGACCTGCAGCGGGCCACCCTGCGCCGGGCCGCGCAGCTCGGTATCGGCGCGATCCACGAGCTGGCCGGGCCGGACCTGTCCGGGACCGACGACCTGCTCGGCGTCATCGCGCTGGCCGCGGCCGAGCCGCTGCCGACGGTCCTGCCGTACTGGGGGGAGTTCGAGCAGGCCGGCATCGACACGGCGCTGGCGCTGGGGGCGATCGGCGCGGCCGGCGACCTGTTCGTGGACGGCTCGATCGGCTCGCACACGGCCTGCTTCAGCGCGCCGTACGCGGACGCGCCGGAGACGACCGGGCACCAGTACCTGTCCGCGGACGAGGTGCGCGCGCACGTCGTGCTCTGCACGCTGGCCGGGCTGCAGGCCGGCTTCCACGCGATCGGCGACGTCGCCGTGGACGCGGTCGCCCGCGGGATGGCGGCGGCCGCGGAGGAGCTCGGACCGGAGGTCTGGCCCACGATCCGGCACCGGGTGGAGCACCTGGAGCTGGTGCCGGAGAGCGCGGCCGAGACGCTCGGCCGGCTCGGCGTGGCCGCCAGCGTGCAGCCGGCCTTCGACGAGCTCTGGGGCGGATCGTCCGGCCTCTACACCGACCGGCTCGGCGTCGAGCGGTCGCTGGCCTCCAACCCGCTGGCGCGGCTGGCCGCGGCCGGGATGACGCTGGCGTTCGGGTCGGACGCGCCGGTGACGCCGCTGGCGCCGTGGGAGGGGGTCCGGGCGGCGGTCCGGCACCACGCGCCGGAGTCCCGGCTCTCCGTGTCCGCCGCCTTCGCGGCGCACACCGTGGGTGGGTGGGCGGCGGCGCAGCGCCGGGGTGGCCAGCTGACCGAGGAGGCGCCGGCGTACCTCGCGGTCTGGGACACCGATCGCTTCCCCGACCTCGACGGCCGGCTGCCCTCCTGCGTCCGTACGGTGGCCGCCGGGCGCACGATCTGGACGGCCTCCTGA
- a CDS encoding DUF6297 family protein, protein MTAPSPAAVRAYRRRVLRAHGRSMVRTALGATWDVLVGAAVLGGLGVQAGRRLVGGFPAHRELAPAATAGWLLAAAAVAVLGAAVRGLVAAGPVSAQPAALTWIFAGPVDRAGLLAPRYWLAAGGALLAGAATGAVLPLPTEPSAGLLIAATAAGALLALAAYTSVAATQPGSTRRAGVVGGGLLGVAAVAGLVVSVLGLAGRPLPAGPATAVLLVLAGAAAVVTAVAGRRARAGLGALDRGTLAAGGALVLGLSTSIAWMDTSLLAGVAAERRWRDRATVRTRRLKGTGATVLIRADLRRLGRQPGRLVGWAALAVVPYVVAAVAAPVWAAVAQVLAGAVAVGRLTVGLRAVADQPGLRRMFPLDDRRLHTLHTLLPAAGAVVWVAATAPALAAVGEPALGPAAAAAIGALAAAVRAATRPPLDYGGVVTPDTGFGSAPVGLIAQVLRGADVALLLAFLTLAGASDPVRTAIAIVALAWSLRSPAAD, encoded by the coding sequence GTGACCGCACCCAGTCCGGCAGCGGTCCGGGCGTACCGGCGGCGGGTGCTGCGGGCGCACGGGCGCTCGATGGTCCGTACGGCGCTGGGCGCGACCTGGGACGTGCTGGTCGGCGCGGCGGTGCTCGGCGGGCTCGGGGTGCAGGCCGGGCGGCGGCTGGTCGGCGGGTTCCCGGCGCACCGGGAGCTGGCCCCGGCCGCGACCGCGGGCTGGCTGCTCGCCGCGGCGGCGGTCGCGGTGCTGGGCGCGGCCGTCCGGGGACTGGTCGCGGCCGGGCCGGTCTCGGCCCAGCCGGCCGCGCTGACCTGGATCTTCGCCGGGCCGGTGGACCGGGCCGGGCTGCTGGCGCCGCGCTACTGGCTGGCCGCCGGCGGTGCGCTGCTCGCCGGCGCGGCCACCGGCGCGGTCCTCCCGCTGCCGACCGAGCCGTCCGCGGGCCTGCTCATCGCCGCGACCGCCGCCGGCGCCCTCCTCGCCCTCGCCGCGTACACCTCCGTCGCCGCCACCCAACCCGGCTCGACCCGGCGGGCGGGGGTGGTGGGGGGTGGGTTGCTGGGGGTGGCGGCCGTGGCGGGGCTGGTCGTGTCGGTGCTGGGGCTGGCGGGCCGGCCGCTGCCGGCGGGGCCCGCGACCGCGGTGCTGCTCGTGCTGGCCGGCGCCGCCGCGGTGGTCACCGCCGTCGCCGGGCGGCGGGCCCGGGCCGGCCTCGGCGCCCTGGACCGCGGCACCCTCGCCGCCGGCGGCGCGCTCGTGCTCGGCCTGAGCACCTCGATCGCCTGGATGGACACCAGCCTGCTGGCCGGCGTCGCGGCCGAGCGCCGCTGGCGGGACCGAGCCACCGTACGGACCCGGCGGCTGAAGGGCACCGGCGCCACCGTCCTGATCCGCGCCGACCTGCGCCGGCTCGGCCGGCAGCCCGGGCGGTTGGTCGGCTGGGCCGCGCTGGCCGTCGTCCCGTACGTGGTGGCGGCCGTCGCGGCGCCGGTCTGGGCGGCGGTGGCGCAGGTGCTGGCCGGCGCCGTCGCGGTCGGCCGGCTCACCGTCGGCCTGCGCGCGGTCGCCGACCAGCCCGGCCTGCGCCGGATGTTCCCGCTCGACGACCGCCGGCTGCACACCCTGCACACGCTGCTGCCCGCGGCCGGTGCCGTCGTCTGGGTGGCGGCGACCGCGCCCGCGCTGGCCGCCGTGGGCGAGCCCGCGCTCGGACCGGCCGCGGCGGCCGCGATCGGCGCGCTCGCCGCGGCGGTCCGGGCCGCGACGCGGCCGCCGCTGGACTACGGCGGCGTCGTCACCCCGGACACCGGATTCGGCTCGGCCCCGGTCGGGCTCATCGCCCAGGTGCTGCGGGGCGCCGACGTCGCGCTGCTGCTGGCGTTCCTGACCCTGGCCGGTGCCTCGGACCCAGTCCGTACCGCGATCGCCATCGTCGCCCTCGCCTGGTCCCTCCGCTCCCCGGCCGCGGACTGA
- the ccmA gene encoding heme ABC exporter ATP-binding protein CcmA — MLEVADLTRRFGAHTVFAEVSLVLPPGEAVVVTGPNGAGKSTLLRCVAGTDKPDGGEVRWAGRPVRETDPAVRAALAVLLDDAGLFPEMSVAEHLDLLARVHGVEDPAAAVDEVLEDVGLVPAADQLPATLSSGQRQRLLLGSCFVRPRQVLLLDEPEQRLDVAGRAWLARRLVAEKAAGVGVLLSCHDPELVETVADWVLELS; from the coding sequence GTGCTCGAGGTTGCGGATCTGACCCGGCGCTTCGGCGCGCATACCGTCTTCGCCGAGGTGTCGCTGGTGCTGCCGCCCGGCGAGGCCGTCGTCGTCACCGGCCCGAACGGGGCCGGCAAGTCGACCCTGCTGCGGTGCGTGGCCGGCACCGACAAGCCCGACGGCGGCGAGGTCCGGTGGGCCGGGCGGCCGGTCCGGGAGACCGACCCGGCCGTCCGGGCGGCGCTGGCGGTGCTGCTCGACGACGCCGGACTGTTCCCGGAGATGTCGGTGGCCGAGCACCTGGACCTGCTGGCCCGGGTGCACGGCGTCGAGGACCCGGCCGCGGCGGTCGACGAGGTGCTGGAGGACGTCGGGCTGGTGCCGGCGGCCGACCAGCTGCCGGCCACGCTGTCCTCGGGCCAGCGGCAGCGGCTGCTGCTGGGGTCGTGCTTCGTCCGGCCCCGGCAGGTGCTGCTGCTGGACGAGCCGGAGCAGCGCCTCGACGTGGCCGGGCGGGCCTGGCTGGCCCGGCGGCTCGTCGCGGAGAAGGCGGCCGGGGTCGGCGTCCTGCTGTCCTGTCACGATCCCGAGCTCGTCGAGACGGTCGCCGACTGGGTGCTGGAGCTCTCGTGA
- a CDS encoding sugar ABC transporter permease: MTEAPPQPPRTRRKRRPRAGRRTAWLLTAPAVVVMLAVGAYPVGYAIWLSLQRYDLRFPSQRGFVGLGNYAAVLGARVFWTDLGATAVITAIAVTAELVLGFAIALTLRRGLAGRRAVHAALLLPYGIITVVAAFAWQYAATPDLSFLSGRAWLGERWSSFAVVIATEVWKTTPLAALLLLAGLAAVPEELMDTAKMDGATAWQRFRRVMLPGIRPVLLVVLLYRTLDSVRVFDTVFIQTNGANGTETVSLLAYDQLAGRLNLGLGSAVSVLLFLLSAAIALGFVWVFRADLRELYRPRPVEPDEPDPEDVW, translated from the coding sequence GTGACCGAGGCGCCCCCGCAGCCGCCCCGCACCCGGCGCAAGCGGCGGCCGCGGGCGGGGCGGCGGACCGCCTGGCTGCTGACCGCCCCGGCGGTGGTCGTCATGCTGGCCGTCGGCGCGTACCCGGTCGGGTACGCGATCTGGCTGTCCCTGCAGCGCTACGACCTCCGCTTCCCGTCCCAGCGCGGCTTCGTCGGGCTGGGCAACTACGCGGCCGTGCTCGGCGCCCGGGTGTTCTGGACCGACCTCGGCGCGACCGCGGTGATCACCGCGATCGCGGTCACCGCCGAGCTGGTGCTGGGCTTCGCGATCGCGCTCACCCTGCGCCGCGGGCTGGCCGGCCGCCGGGCCGTGCACGCCGCGCTGCTCCTGCCGTACGGGATCATCACGGTGGTCGCGGCCTTCGCCTGGCAGTACGCGGCCACGCCGGACCTGTCGTTCCTGTCCGGCCGGGCCTGGCTGGGTGAGCGCTGGTCGTCGTTCGCGGTGGTGATCGCGACCGAGGTGTGGAAGACCACCCCGCTGGCGGCGCTGCTGCTGCTGGCCGGACTGGCCGCGGTGCCCGAGGAGCTGATGGACACCGCGAAGATGGACGGCGCGACCGCCTGGCAGCGGTTCCGCCGGGTCATGCTGCCCGGGATCCGGCCGGTGCTGCTGGTCGTGCTGCTCTACCGGACGCTGGACTCGGTCCGGGTGTTCGACACCGTGTTCATCCAGACCAACGGCGCCAACGGGACCGAGACCGTCTCGCTGCTCGCGTACGACCAGCTGGCCGGGCGGCTGAACCTGGGGCTGGGCTCGGCGGTGTCGGTGCTGCTGTTCCTGCTCTCCGCGGCGATCGCGCTCGGCTTCGTCTGGGTGTTCCGGGCCGACCTGCGCGAGCTCTACCGCCCGCGGCCGGTCGAGCCGGACGAGCCCGACCCCGAGGACGTCTGGTGA
- a CDS encoding extracellular solute-binding protein, with protein MPRFAAALLTALLAAPLLVACGGDRDGGVTLHWYVKVEASGSYRQAAQRCSDASAGRYRIELEPLPQTSDDQREQLIRRLAARDRTVDIMGMDVIWTAEFAGAGWLRPWTGARAEQVSAGVLAGPLATARYQGRLWAAPLNSNTQLLWYWKSRTPDPPATWDQVISAAEALPRGRNQVAVQGGRYEGYTVWVNSLLASAGTQLVTDADRPARARAALADAPARRALAVIRRLATSPVADPGLSADTEVDTRQAMLSGAAAFSLNYPEVYAAVRDEAPALLPDLGWTRYPQVVPGQPSRPPLGGINLGISAYSPHPEQAFAAAACLRSAENQQVGAVRGGLPPTIAAGYDDPAVVRAFPFGDLLRASIAAAAPRPATPAYSDVSLAVQQVLHPPASVNPDKDVPELRRTIDDALASKALL; from the coding sequence ATGCCCAGGTTCGCCGCGGCGCTGCTGACCGCGCTGCTCGCGGCGCCGCTGCTGGTCGCCTGCGGCGGCGACCGCGACGGTGGCGTCACCCTGCACTGGTACGTCAAGGTGGAGGCCTCGGGCTCGTACCGGCAGGCCGCGCAGCGCTGCTCGGACGCCTCGGCCGGCCGCTACCGCATCGAGCTGGAACCGCTGCCCCAGACCAGCGACGACCAGCGCGAGCAGCTGATCCGGCGGCTGGCCGCGCGTGACCGCACGGTCGACATCATGGGCATGGACGTCATCTGGACGGCCGAGTTCGCCGGCGCCGGCTGGCTGCGGCCGTGGACCGGCGCGCGGGCCGAGCAGGTCTCGGCGGGGGTGCTGGCCGGCCCGCTGGCGACCGCCCGCTACCAGGGCCGGCTCTGGGCGGCGCCGCTGAACAGCAACACCCAGCTGCTGTGGTACTGGAAGTCGCGCACCCCGGACCCGCCGGCGACCTGGGACCAGGTGATCTCGGCCGCCGAGGCACTCCCCCGCGGCCGGAACCAGGTCGCCGTGCAGGGCGGCCGGTACGAGGGCTACACGGTCTGGGTCAACTCGCTGCTGGCCTCGGCCGGCACCCAGCTGGTCACCGACGCCGACCGGCCGGCCCGGGCCCGGGCCGCGCTGGCCGACGCGCCGGCCCGGCGGGCGCTGGCCGTGATCCGCCGGCTGGCCACCTCCCCGGTCGCCGACCCCGGGCTGTCGGCCGACACCGAGGTGGACACCCGCCAGGCGATGCTGTCCGGGGCCGCGGCGTTCTCGCTGAACTACCCCGAGGTGTACGCGGCCGTCCGCGACGAGGCCCCCGCGCTGCTGCCCGACCTCGGCTGGACCCGCTACCCGCAGGTGGTCCCCGGGCAGCCGAGCCGGCCGCCGCTGGGCGGGATCAACCTCGGGATCAGTGCGTACTCGCCCCATCCGGAGCAGGCCTTCGCCGCCGCCGCCTGTCTGCGCTCGGCGGAGAACCAGCAGGTGGGCGCCGTCCGGGGCGGGCTGCCGCCGACGATCGCGGCCGGGTACGACGATCCGGCCGTGGTCCGGGCGTTTCCTTTCGGGGACCTGCTGCGGGCCTCGATCGCGGCGGCGGCGCCGCGGCCGGCGACGCCCGCGTACAGCGACGTGTCGCTGGCGGTGCAGCAGGTGCTGCATCCGCCGGCTTCGGTGAACCCGGACAAGGACGTGCCCGAGCTGCGCCGCACGATCGACGACGCGCTCGCCTCCAAGGCCCTCCTGTGA